A genomic window from Desulfobulbaceae bacterium includes:
- a CDS encoding MFS transporter, with product MKLNPFLFLCATGLLAIFSSTISKSPALPLFARHLGADPSGIGFIAGISAFAGVAFSVPAGMMADRFGKKQMILVATTIFATAPFGYLVVNTLWQLALVRFFHGFATAIFIPVAMALVSGLSQKERGEKLGWFSTATLLGRFMAPIVGGGILGLYSLESSTGYTLVYLVCSGVGIATLAMASSLSVPQEPKQISQSWLEMFYVFKTVALHRNILLTCFVEAAILFAYGTFETFLPLYAVNNGLTTTQIGIFLSGQIIVLALTKPIMGKFSDRHGRRPQIFAGGVLGAASIGGFYFVSSFLPLFCLSITFGLCLSVVTSATSAYIADLSSSEAHGSAMGLLGSIMDIGHTTGPLLSGIVAASFGYAHSFLGAALVLLCVSLLFHFMIGQRPEGCAS from the coding sequence ATGAAGCTCAACCCCTTTTTATTTCTCTGCGCCACCGGGCTTTTGGCGATTTTCAGCTCCACCATCTCCAAAAGCCCGGCGCTGCCACTCTTTGCCAGACACTTAGGCGCTGACCCGTCCGGCATTGGCTTTATCGCCGGTATTTCGGCCTTTGCCGGTGTCGCCTTCAGTGTCCCTGCCGGCATGATGGCAGATCGCTTCGGTAAAAAGCAGATGATCCTGGTGGCGACAACCATCTTTGCAACGGCACCTTTCGGCTATCTGGTGGTAAACACACTTTGGCAACTGGCTCTGGTGCGTTTTTTCCATGGGTTTGCCACAGCCATTTTCATACCTGTAGCCATGGCCTTAGTTTCAGGACTGTCACAGAAAGAACGGGGTGAAAAGCTGGGCTGGTTTTCCACCGCGACGCTCTTGGGACGATTCATGGCCCCGATCGTTGGCGGTGGCATCCTAGGCCTTTATTCTCTAGAATCATCTACTGGCTACACCCTTGTCTACCTTGTCTGCAGCGGAGTTGGCATAGCCACACTTGCCATGGCAAGCAGTCTGTCTGTGCCTCAAGAGCCTAAGCAGATCAGCCAATCATGGTTGGAGATGTTTTATGTCTTCAAGACAGTCGCCCTCCACCGCAACATCCTGCTGACCTGTTTTGTGGAAGCAGCTATTCTTTTTGCCTATGGCACATTTGAGACATTTCTCCCCCTGTATGCTGTAAACAACGGTTTAACTACCACCCAAATCGGCATCTTTCTCTCTGGCCAAATCATTGTGTTGGCGCTGACCAAACCGATCATGGGAAAATTTTCAGACCGTCATGGCCGCAGACCGCAAATATTCGCAGGCGGCGTGCTCGGGGCGGCCAGCATCGGCGGCTTTTATTTCGTTTCATCCTTCCTCCCCCTGTTCTGCCTCAGCATAACCTTCGGCCTTTGTCTTTCGGTAGTGACCTCGGCAACGTCGGCCTACATCGCAGACCTGAGCTCTTCCGAGGCCCATGGCTCCGCCATGGGGCTACTCGGCTCGATCATGGATATTGGACACACTACCGGCCCACTGCTTTCAGGGATTGTGGCGGCCTCGTTCGGTTACGCACACTCTTTTTTGGGGGCGGCGCTCGTTCTCCTCTGCGTCTCCTTACTTTTTCATTTCATGATTGGGCAACGCCCTGAAGGGTGTGCCTCATGA
- a CDS encoding GAF domain-containing protein: MTTKRHDKDLANLTCLYEITKVLASSTDLHDCLKRSLTILSAFAGLQNGTVTLINQKSGQLEIEVAYGMSAEARKRGVYDIGEGITGRVVASGTPIIVPQVSKEPLFLNRTRTRGNLSGKPISFLCVPIKHGKNTIGSLSADCDFQEGANYEEEIRLLTIVSGLFAQTATRIQAFNQEKEQLVNENSQLRQQLSEKYRIDTIISNSSRMQEVLEMTRRVADSTATVLLRGESGTGKTMVAKAIHFNSKRTKKPFVAVNCSALPETLLESELFGHEKGAFTGASALKKGRFEEAEGGTLFLDEIGELSLAVQVKLLNVVQELEFQRLGSATVRKCNVRLITATNKDLEKAVAQGTFREDFYYRLNVFPVYIPPLRERRTDILLLAEFFLQKYNEENNKNVQRISTSAIDLLVQYHWPGNVRELQNCMERALLICDEDTIKSYHLPPTLQSSASLGEAKPLSFTAAVENFERELIIDALKRFTGNQSKAAEHLDTSLRIINYKIHKYSIDPNQFKVGKP; the protein is encoded by the coding sequence ATGACCACCAAGCGACACGACAAAGACCTGGCCAACTTAACCTGTCTCTATGAGATCACCAAGGTCCTGGCCTCATCAACCGACCTTCACGATTGTCTCAAACGCTCTTTGACCATCTTGTCCGCCTTTGCTGGACTGCAGAACGGCACAGTAACCCTGATCAACCAGAAATCTGGCCAGCTGGAAATCGAAGTAGCTTACGGCATGAGCGCTGAAGCCAGAAAACGCGGAGTCTATGATATTGGTGAAGGGATCACCGGTCGAGTGGTCGCCAGCGGCACCCCGATTATCGTACCCCAGGTCAGCAAGGAACCCCTTTTCCTGAACCGCACCAGGACCCGCGGCAACTTAAGCGGCAAACCCATCTCTTTCCTCTGTGTGCCAATCAAGCATGGCAAAAACACTATCGGTTCCTTAAGCGCTGATTGTGATTTCCAGGAAGGGGCGAACTACGAGGAAGAGATCCGCTTACTCACCATCGTCAGCGGCCTGTTCGCCCAGACCGCAACCAGAATTCAAGCCTTCAATCAAGAAAAAGAGCAGCTCGTAAACGAAAACAGCCAGCTCAGGCAGCAGCTTTCCGAAAAATACCGGATTGACACCATCATCTCCAACAGTAGCCGAATGCAGGAGGTCTTAGAGATGACCAGGCGGGTCGCGGACTCCACCGCTACTGTCCTCCTCCGAGGCGAATCCGGCACCGGCAAAACCATGGTGGCCAAGGCCATCCACTTCAACAGTAAACGGACAAAGAAACCCTTTGTTGCGGTAAATTGCTCCGCCCTACCTGAAACCCTCCTGGAAAGTGAATTGTTCGGACATGAAAAAGGGGCCTTTACCGGGGCAAGCGCCCTGAAAAAGGGGCGTTTTGAAGAGGCAGAGGGTGGCACCCTCTTCCTGGATGAAATCGGAGAATTGTCCCTGGCTGTTCAAGTCAAGCTCCTAAACGTGGTGCAAGAGCTTGAATTTCAGCGTCTGGGCAGCGCGACCGTTCGTAAATGTAATGTCCGACTGATCACCGCCACCAACAAGGATCTCGAAAAAGCTGTTGCGCAAGGCACCTTCCGCGAGGATTTCTATTACCGGCTCAATGTCTTCCCTGTCTATATCCCGCCGCTCCGCGAACGGCGAACCGACATCCTGCTGCTGGCTGAATTTTTCCTGCAAAAATATAATGAAGAAAATAACAAGAATGTCCAACGAATCTCCACCTCGGCCATTGACCTGCTGGTTCAGTACCATTGGCCAGGCAATGTCAGAGAACTGCAAAACTGCATGGAGCGGGCGCTGCTGATCTGCGACGAGGATACCATCAAAAGCTATCACCTGCCGCCAACACTACAGAGCTCCGCATCCCTCGGAGAAGCAAAACCCTTGTCGTTTACCGCTGCAGTAGAAAATTTCGAGCGGGAGCTGATTATCGATGCCCTCAAACGCTTCACTGGCAATCAAAGCAAGGCGGCCGAACACCTCGACACCAGCCTCAGGATCATCAATTATAAGATCCACAAATATAGCATTGACCCCAATCAATTCAAGGTTGGCAAACCGTGA
- a CDS encoding HDIG domain-containing protein, whose amino-acid sequence MSQDYTIQQKDIDTLQQAGVSQPDIDHSRAVAAKALDIARRTHADLDMELVGRGALFHDLGKAKTHDIIHGRIGAEMGEALGLSVAITAIMEKHIRGGLTAEEAMELGLPVKDYTLRRLEERIVIYADRLVDIIHDGIVKISEESEGETQFVEILREIPKYGKNDITLNRYLAYHAEIQGLIAGRIVGVKQLKNLGSREAIILLDVRRKADYEAAKKKIPGAVWRDPELIDEWSANLPKNSQMVIYCARGGSVSQAVSKQLREKGVKVAYLHGGLKAWTDQNEAVE is encoded by the coding sequence ATGAGCCAAGACTATACGATTCAGCAAAAAGATATTGACACACTCCAACAGGCCGGGGTCAGTCAGCCCGATATCGACCACTCCCGTGCGGTGGCTGCAAAGGCTTTAGACATTGCCAGACGCACTCATGCAGACCTGGACATGGAACTGGTGGGCAGGGGCGCGTTGTTCCACGATCTGGGCAAAGCCAAAACCCATGACATCATTCATGGCCGTATAGGCGCTGAAATGGGCGAGGCGCTTGGACTGTCTGTTGCGATTACTGCAATTATGGAAAAGCACATTCGGGGAGGTTTGACGGCAGAGGAAGCCATGGAGCTGGGCTTACCGGTTAAAGATTATACTCTCCGGCGTTTAGAGGAAAGGATTGTCATCTATGCCGACCGCCTAGTCGACATCATCCACGATGGTATCGTGAAGATCAGCGAAGAATCCGAAGGCGAGACACAGTTCGTTGAGATCCTTAGAGAGATTCCCAAATACGGCAAAAATGACATCACCCTGAACCGCTACCTTGCTTACCACGCAGAGATTCAAGGATTGATCGCAGGACGGATTGTCGGTGTGAAACAACTTAAAAACCTGGGCAGCCGCGAGGCTATTATTCTCCTGGATGTTCGACGTAAGGCGGACTATGAGGCAGCCAAAAAAAAAATCCCTGGTGCGGTCTGGCGCGACCCTGAATTAATAGACGAATGGAGCGCCAATCTACCGAAAAACAGCCAAATGGTCATCTACTGTGCGCGGGGTGGCTCTGTGAGTCAGGCGGTGAGTAAGCAGCTTCGCGAAAAAGGCGTTAAGGTCGCCTATCTCCATGGCGGACTGAAGGCATGGACCGATCAAAATGAAGCCGTTGAGTGA
- a CDS encoding DNA lyase, whose amino-acid sequence MRLWSLHPKYLDTQGLVALWREALLARAVIRGETKGYRRHPQLIRFQAHPSPLKAINLYLAEILSESRVRGYSFDCSKITAAEACSPLPVNTGQLAYEWNHLLKKLKSRSPEWYSNWREKDSPEAHPLFTLREGPTEPWERLKLFP is encoded by the coding sequence ATGCGCCTATGGTCTCTCCATCCAAAATACCTCGACACCCAGGGCCTGGTCGCCCTGTGGAGGGAGGCGCTATTAGCACGAGCGGTTATTCGGGGCGAGACAAAAGGCTACCGCCGCCACCCCCAACTTATCCGCTTTCAAGCCCACCCCTCTCCTCTCAAGGCCATCAATCTCTATCTCGCTGAAATTTTATCCGAGTCAAGGGTTCGTGGCTACTCGTTTGATTGCAGTAAGATAACAGCGGCTGAAGCCTGCTCGCCACTCCCGGTGAACACCGGGCAACTTGCCTACGAGTGGAATCACCTGCTCAAGAAGCTTAAATCGCGAAGCCCTGAGTGGTATTCCAACTGGCGAGAGAAGGACTCACCAGAGGCGCACCCTCTGTTTACCCTCAGAGAAGGCCCTACGGAACCGTGGGAGCGATTGAAATTATTCCCCTGA
- a CDS encoding outer membrane protein assembly factor BamD translates to MSARSKFGIQEAGKGLLLVFALASVLTLAGCSAMDGVFSFFGAGGGSSKADTPDGMAMTAIDDFNRGEYSDALKLFEEIKERFPFSPHSLLAELKSADCQYYLKHYPEAIGLYQGFESNHPTNEALSYVLFQIGMSHYQQIDTIDRDPGAATDAIAAFEKQLKAFPVSAYRTEAEGRRLAALNFLANHEFYVAMYYIRTNELGQAEGRLRYLNDTYPDSLRAKDAQKILADIKAGNPPKRTWKDWVPDLALPDWRTFTTLAPGAPSGE, encoded by the coding sequence ATGAGCGCACGCAGTAAGTTCGGAATTCAAGAGGCAGGGAAAGGCCTGCTCCTGGTGTTTGCCTTGGCCTCTGTGCTGACCCTTGCGGGGTGTTCGGCAATGGATGGGGTTTTTAGTTTTTTTGGTGCCGGTGGGGGCAGTTCCAAGGCGGACACCCCGGATGGTATGGCCATGACTGCTATTGATGACTTTAATCGAGGCGAATACAGCGATGCTCTCAAGCTTTTTGAAGAAATCAAGGAGCGCTTTCCCTTCAGTCCCCACAGCTTGCTTGCAGAACTTAAGTCAGCAGATTGTCAATATTATTTAAAACATTATCCCGAGGCTATCGGACTCTATCAGGGATTTGAGAGTAACCATCCCACTAACGAGGCCCTGTCTTATGTCTTGTTTCAAATCGGTATGAGCCATTACCAACAGATCGACACCATTGATCGGGACCCCGGCGCTGCTACCGATGCCATAGCCGCCTTTGAAAAACAGCTAAAGGCATTTCCTGTTTCTGCCTATCGCACCGAGGCCGAGGGTCGGCGGTTGGCAGCCTTGAACTTTCTGGCCAATCATGAGTTTTATGTCGCAATGTATTATATCCGCACTAATGAACTTGGACAGGCCGAAGGTCGCCTGCGCTATCTTAATGATACCTACCCTGACTCGCTGAGGGCCAAGGATGCCCAGAAAATTTTAGCGGATATTAAGGCCGGGAACCCGCCAAAACGAACATGGAAGGATTGGGTTCCAGATCTTGCTCTGCCTGATTGGCGTACCTTCACCACCCTGGCCCCTGGCGCTCCTTCAGGGGAATAA
- a CDS encoding HD domain-containing protein, producing the protein MPEAIPKLAIDQLICHVQEGGAIRTGIDIFNRQGQLLLEKDVLVSDVRVLQKVKRLGVEWIPIVSTNAGGLWDKNGQQVVAKPPVGVVTPPLSPSVPRTAVQRSDVDRRIGEIQDLKKVAAQKYEQAKDCVKQTLLAIQETGGRFDFEPITDTVTGLVDFIVKNENAFSYLTREIFSYDDYLYNHSINVCTIGTVIMKKFNENFSAAVNTFLNSAAGNALGESKPDKRSFTYFLPAELHDISIGFFMHDLGKILIDRAIMNKPGRLTELEFEMIKLHSTEKGLELLKKNSLTNPYLANISLYHHARLFHDEPRCYPVEVIPESIPAYVKVCKLADIYDAMTSKRCYKDALNPVAVVTDIFHKYAEKDPLLQYILHSFVKSVGIYPPGSIVSLTNGQLAYVLDSQGPVLLPVTNEQGETLKSKPEVVVLDRGEGSGIKIDRRKPPIAPVDAYKILPEYLRKTLEPPR; encoded by the coding sequence ATGCCTGAAGCCATTCCTAAGCTTGCCATTGATCAGTTGATTTGCCACGTCCAAGAAGGTGGCGCGATCAGAACCGGGATTGATATTTTTAATCGTCAAGGACAGCTGCTGCTGGAAAAGGATGTTTTGGTTTCTGATGTTCGGGTGTTGCAGAAAGTTAAACGCCTGGGAGTGGAATGGATTCCGATTGTTAGCACCAATGCAGGCGGCCTATGGGACAAGAATGGGCAGCAGGTCGTTGCTAAGCCACCCGTTGGTGTTGTCACTCCCCCTCTGTCTCCTTCTGTGCCAAGGACTGCAGTTCAGAGGTCAGATGTTGATCGCAGGATCGGTGAGATTCAAGACTTAAAAAAAGTTGCTGCCCAAAAATATGAACAGGCCAAGGATTGTGTTAAGCAGACATTGCTCGCGATTCAGGAAACTGGTGGCAGATTTGATTTTGAGCCCATCACTGATACCGTCACGGGCCTAGTTGATTTTATCGTAAAAAATGAAAACGCTTTTTCCTATCTTACCCGCGAAATCTTTTCCTACGACGATTATCTCTATAACCATTCCATCAATGTTTGTACTATTGGCACGGTGATCATGAAGAAGTTCAATGAGAACTTCAGCGCTGCTGTTAATACTTTTCTCAATAGTGCGGCAGGTAACGCCTTGGGTGAGTCGAAGCCCGACAAACGATCATTTACCTATTTCTTACCAGCTGAACTGCACGATATATCCATAGGGTTTTTCATGCATGATTTGGGCAAGATTTTGATTGATCGGGCAATCATGAATAAGCCAGGCAGATTGACCGAGCTTGAATTTGAGATGATTAAGCTGCATAGTACCGAAAAAGGGTTGGAGTTGCTTAAGAAGAATAGCTTGACCAATCCCTATCTTGCCAATATCAGCCTGTATCACCATGCCAGGCTGTTTCACGATGAGCCTCGCTGTTATCCTGTTGAGGTTATCCCAGAGTCGATTCCTGCTTATGTCAAGGTCTGTAAATTGGCGGATATTTATGACGCAATGACTTCAAAACGGTGCTATAAGGATGCCTTAAACCCGGTAGCGGTGGTGACTGATATCTTTCATAAATATGCAGAAAAAGATCCTCTGCTTCAGTATATCCTTCACTCATTTGTTAAGTCGGTAGGGATTTATCCACCGGGCAGCATTGTTTCCTTGACCAATGGCCAGTTGGCCTATGTCCTTGACAGCCAGGGTCCAGTGTTGTTGCCGGTAACCAATGAGCAGGGAGAAACACTCAAGTCCAAGCCGGAAGTAGTGGTGTTGGATAGGGGAGAAGGTTCAGGGATTAAGATTGATCGACGAAAACCGCCTATTGCCCCTGTCGATGCCTATAAAATCCTTCCGGAATATCTGCGTAAAACGCTTGAGCCCCCACGATAA
- a CDS encoding DUF1566 domain-containing protein, producing the protein MAGVIFSYRAELSKSKILSQKGELSMSWPVFCRLMRVTFFLFLGLIASTLPAGAEESGVVSGSLFVKLDALGNELSKDAVAWAMVKDTQKGLTWEAKTVDGSIHNATNEYTWKEAKEVFLAELNGAKFGGFDDWRMPNDTEINTLMRRDQEEPYVDRAYFPNILPVTYWNFYICGSGAVMSDTKSFGKKSVRAAKHHAIAVRGREL; encoded by the coding sequence ATGGCTGGCGTGATTTTTTCGTATCGTGCCGAGCTCTCAAAAAGCAAAATCCTATCACAGAAAGGAGAGTTATCTATGTCATGGCCCGTATTCTGCCGCTTGATGCGTGTAACGTTTTTTCTCTTTTTGGGCCTTATAGCGAGTACTCTTCCGGCTGGAGCCGAAGAGTCCGGAGTGGTAAGTGGCAGCCTCTTTGTTAAGCTTGATGCCTTAGGTAACGAACTTTCTAAAGATGCGGTCGCGTGGGCCATGGTCAAGGATACGCAGAAAGGTCTGACATGGGAGGCAAAAACCGTGGACGGCTCAATCCATAACGCCACTAATGAGTATACCTGGAAGGAGGCAAAAGAGGTGTTTCTGGCGGAATTGAATGGAGCGAAATTCGGCGGATTTGATGATTGGCGCATGCCGAACGATACTGAAATCAATACACTTATGAGGCGTGACCAGGAAGAGCCCTATGTCGATCGAGCATACTTTCCTAATATCCTGCCTGTGACTTACTGGAACTTTTATATTTGCGGCAGCGGAGCGGTTATGAGTGATACGAAAAGCTTCGGCAAGAAAAGCGTCCGTGCCGCCAAGCATCATGCCATCGCGGTACGGGGAAGGGAATTATAA
- a CDS encoding glycogen-debranching protein, whose amino-acid sequence MTDISSSQDPLPQKKFHSSPGHPLPLGPTRNGANVNFSLFCRQAIEIDLLLYKPGSKIICQEFSLVIPQHRTGDIWHIKIHNIPGNFEYIYRICTEDKDRCLTKQLALDPYARRITGGERWGQTVAEGWRCGLNEDENFDWAGDLPLRRPPQDAIIYELHVRGFTRHPSAQVRHPGTFLGIIEKIPYLQSLGITAIELLPMTEFDENENKATDPLTGSALKNFWGYSPLAYCAPKASYAARSGQQIREFKTMVRALHKAGIEVILDVVFNHTGEGNDHGPALSFKVLGNKIYYMLDPKTLEYLNFSGCGNTVNCNHPVVQEFIIDCLRYWVTEMHVDGFRFDLASIMTRGLRGEVLTHPPLVEQIAEDPILAHTTIIAEAWDATGLYQVGHFSSNPRWAEWNGRFRDDVRAFMAGYPHMTAKLATRIAGSSDLYQHNLRHPSNSINFLTSHDGFTLWDLVSFNSKHNERNGEGNRDGDNNNVSWNSGKEGFSKSIKVQTLRSRRIKSMAVVLLLSQGVPMILAGDEFCRTQRGNNNAYCQDNAISWLDWRLADSNGDTLRFFRMLIRLRKRYRHFRRTNFFQPPTPRNPAEIVWQGAKLGREDWSHENKILCFMLIGDKSLSEPDFWVIISADSHETKVDLPPSSNGENWRQIINTALASPDDIVPEAEAKPVTGASISVPPLAAIVLIAGGPTI is encoded by the coding sequence ATGACTGACATATCGTCCTCACAGGACCCCCTTCCACAGAAGAAATTTCACTCTTCCCCTGGGCATCCCTTACCGCTCGGGCCGACCAGAAACGGTGCCAATGTAAATTTTTCCTTATTCTGTCGCCAAGCAATTGAAATAGACCTTCTCCTTTATAAACCAGGATCAAAAATTATCTGTCAAGAGTTTTCGCTAGTAATTCCACAGCACCGGACAGGCGACATCTGGCACATTAAGATCCACAATATCCCAGGTAATTTTGAGTATATCTATCGTATCTGCACCGAAGACAAAGACCGGTGCCTTACCAAACAGCTGGCCCTTGATCCCTATGCCAGGCGAATTACCGGCGGGGAACGCTGGGGGCAAACAGTAGCAGAAGGGTGGCGATGCGGCCTGAACGAGGATGAGAATTTCGATTGGGCAGGCGACCTCCCCCTGCGCCGCCCCCCTCAGGACGCTATTATCTATGAACTCCACGTCAGAGGCTTTACTCGGCACCCCAGCGCCCAAGTAAGACATCCCGGCACCTTTCTGGGGATCATCGAGAAAATTCCGTACTTGCAGTCGTTGGGCATTACTGCCATAGAACTATTGCCCATGACCGAATTTGACGAAAACGAAAACAAGGCGACCGACCCCCTCACCGGCTCTGCGCTCAAGAATTTCTGGGGATACAGCCCCTTGGCCTATTGCGCTCCCAAAGCCTCATATGCCGCCAGAAGCGGTCAGCAAATCCGGGAATTCAAGACCATGGTCCGGGCTCTGCACAAAGCCGGCATCGAGGTCATCCTGGATGTGGTGTTCAACCATACCGGTGAGGGCAATGACCATGGCCCTGCCCTCAGCTTCAAGGTCCTGGGCAACAAAATCTACTATATGCTGGACCCAAAGACCCTTGAGTATCTCAATTTTTCGGGCTGCGGCAACACCGTCAACTGTAATCACCCGGTAGTCCAGGAGTTCATCATCGATTGCCTGCGGTATTGGGTGACGGAGATGCATGTTGATGGTTTCCGCTTCGATCTGGCCTCCATCATGACCCGAGGCCTGCGTGGTGAAGTTCTTACCCACCCACCTTTAGTAGAACAGATCGCTGAAGATCCGATCCTCGCTCACACCACAATCATCGCCGAGGCTTGGGACGCAACCGGACTCTATCAGGTGGGTCATTTCTCTTCCAACCCCCGCTGGGCAGAGTGGAACGGTCGCTTCAGAGATGATGTTCGCGCCTTCATGGCCGGATATCCTCACATGACAGCCAAACTGGCGACCAGAATTGCCGGAAGCTCCGACCTCTACCAGCACAACCTGCGCCACCCAAGCAACAGCATTAACTTCTTGACCAGCCATGACGGATTCACCCTCTGGGATCTGGTCAGCTTTAACTCCAAGCACAATGAGCGCAACGGTGAAGGAAACAGAGATGGCGACAACAACAACGTAAGTTGGAACAGCGGCAAAGAAGGGTTCAGTAAATCCATCAAAGTCCAAACGCTAAGAAGCCGCCGGATCAAGAGCATGGCTGTTGTCTTGCTCCTGTCGCAGGGAGTGCCGATGATCCTGGCGGGTGATGAATTCTGCCGCACCCAGCGCGGCAACAACAACGCCTACTGCCAGGACAATGCCATCAGCTGGCTGGATTGGCGGTTGGCGGACAGTAACGGCGACACCTTAAGATTCTTCCGCATGCTGATCCGTCTCCGCAAACGCTATCGTCATTTCCGCCGGACCAATTTTTTCCAGCCTCCCACCCCCCGTAACCCTGCTGAAATAGTTTGGCAGGGGGCAAAACTTGGCCGGGAGGACTGGTCCCATGAGAATAAAATCTTATGTTTCATGCTAATAGGCGACAAGAGCCTCAGCGAACCAGACTTCTGGGTTATCATCAGCGCTGACTCCCATGAAACTAAAGTCGACCTCCCTCCCTCGTCCAACGGAGAAAACTGGCGACAGATAATCAACACTGCTCTGGCCTCACCTGACGATATTGTCCCCGAAGCCGAAGCAAAACCCGTGACTGGAGCCTCGATCTCCGTCCCCCCCCTAGCGGCCATAGTGCTGATCGCCGGAGGACCAACGATATGA
- a CDS encoding DUF1566 domain-containing protein, whose translation MGIFEKLGLATSAQATIDWDITPALTFTIFESWGSKERNIRTKGERYYYFYIDSWQEPAKLCLMERGIKHARVLAEIDAPQEMIQNCIAAQGEKAGLDKCYAVDAALKQWLTDNVLKGDGGGLIKPIIVSVQIDDLETGLPTKDQPLPPGLKKVHLPAEASVVKEEEIPGIIKQYGFFDSKCNPEGRFETHLVDNGDGLTVTEAVTGIMWQRQGCDITSLRQVQNYIAEINKKGFAGFSDWRMPTLEEAMSLVQPELNDNEQFIHPCFSRLQPFIFVAGQRLPGGYWFVDYKQATFFWASGTIPGAFGRLCRTA comes from the coding sequence ATGGGAATTTTTGAAAAGTTGGGACTGGCAACGAGCGCTCAGGCTACAATTGACTGGGACATTACCCCGGCATTGACCTTCACGATTTTTGAAAGTTGGGGCAGCAAGGAGCGGAATATCCGCACCAAGGGGGAACGCTATTACTATTTTTATATAGATAGCTGGCAGGAGCCGGCAAAACTCTGCCTCATGGAGCGGGGAATTAAGCACGCCCGAGTTTTGGCCGAGATCGATGCACCCCAGGAAATGATTCAGAACTGTATTGCAGCCCAAGGGGAAAAGGCCGGTCTTGATAAGTGTTATGCCGTGGATGCTGCTTTAAAGCAGTGGTTGACCGATAATGTCTTGAAAGGAGATGGCGGAGGGTTAATCAAGCCGATTATCGTCAGTGTCCAGATTGATGATCTAGAAACCGGCCTGCCCACTAAAGATCAACCGCTGCCTCCTGGCCTAAAAAAGGTCCATCTTCCTGCTGAGGCATCGGTGGTGAAAGAAGAGGAAATCCCTGGAATTATAAAGCAATATGGATTTTTCGATAGCAAATGTAATCCGGAAGGGCGCTTTGAAACTCATTTGGTGGATAATGGTGATGGCCTGACTGTCACCGAGGCCGTGACAGGAATAATGTGGCAGCGTCAAGGCTGTGATATTACCTCGCTTCGGCAAGTTCAAAATTATATTGCAGAGATCAATAAAAAAGGGTTTGCCGGTTTCTCCGACTGGCGCATGCCTACTTTAGAAGAGGCCATGTCGTTGGTGCAACCGGAGTTAAACGACAATGAACAATTCATTCATCCCTGTTTTTCTCGTCTTCAGCCATTTATTTTCGTTGCCGGTCAGCGGTTGCCTGGAGGGTATTGGTTTGTCGACTACAAGCAGGCCACCTTCTTCTGGGCTTCTGGGACAATTCCCGGTGCTTTCGGGAGGTTATGCCGTACGGCCTAA
- a CDS encoding epoxyqueuosine reductase QueH yields MNVLLHVCCGPCAIYPLSIIRKQGHEAQGYFVNPNIHPFKEFQRRIETLETMSQQLKFEVEFERQYGLREFLRQTVFHEESRCGLCYAMRLRPTAERAVAIGADAFSSTLLYSRFQNHALLRQQGDSLAAELGIAFYYEDFRTGWQKGIDQSVAMGLYRQPYCGCIYSEQERYDKLWKKAAEKRTNKDK; encoded by the coding sequence GTGAACGTCCTCCTCCATGTCTGTTGCGGACCCTGCGCCATCTACCCCCTCTCGATTATCCGCAAGCAGGGCCATGAGGCACAGGGCTATTTCGTCAACCCCAACATTCACCCCTTCAAGGAGTTTCAGCGCCGCATCGAAACCTTAGAAACCATGAGCCAACAGCTCAAATTTGAGGTCGAGTTTGAGCGACAATATGGCCTCCGTGAGTTCCTGCGCCAAACCGTCTTTCATGAAGAGAGCCGCTGCGGACTCTGCTATGCCATGCGCCTGAGGCCAACGGCGGAGAGGGCCGTTGCCATCGGGGCCGATGCCTTTTCCAGCACCCTACTCTATAGCCGATTCCAAAACCATGCCCTGCTCAGGCAGCAGGGGGACTCCTTGGCCGCTGAGTTGGGAATTGCCTTCTATTATGAGGATTTCAGGACTGGATGGCAAAAAGGAATTGATCAGTCGGTTGCCATGGGCCTTTACCGACAACCTTACTGCGGCTGTATTTATAGCGAACAGGAACGTTACGACAAGCTATGGAAGAAAGCTGCAGAGAAACGTACGAACAAAGATAAATAA